The Vigna angularis cultivar LongXiaoDou No.4 chromosome 6, ASM1680809v1, whole genome shotgun sequence genome contains the following window.
TGTCATTACTGGTCATCGTCCACTATTGGTGATAATCTCCTTTGTCAAAGTCATCTTAGTTGAAGTTTCACTGTTGTCCACCAATGtccaatattattctccataaTTTTTAGGATTTCTCTCCCCTATTCGTCTATGGCTTCTTTTGTTGCAGTCTCATCTGACCTCCTTTCTATCACCATTGTGTTTGTTAATTGTTCGTCGACCTCTGTTTGCTTATCAACAGAGATCTGCAAAAAGAGATTTATATAGAGCAACTTCTCATATTTGTTAGTTAGGAGGAGTATTCTGAGTTGATATTTCGTCTTCTATGTCGTTTTTgcaaatcattaataattttgtgTCACCTGAGTGCAAaagcagatattttcactaatattttcactaatttattgattatattagtaacaagcttggtacatacgatttgtatgtACTAGCTTGAGGGgaagtgttagatatattatctttatcttatattttatttttagttaatttattattatttttatttgtattttgggcttagtccATATGTTTTCTACTATAAATATAACATCCTacgtgtatattcaacacaaaaatattaatctcatatatagttttcatttCTTAATAGATATAAACTTATATAAACTTGAATGGAAAGAATGTGTCCTGAATTAAGTAGTGGAATGGTAATTAATACTGTAATCGTAGAGAATtaggagagagagaagagaaattagtagtaaaaggagaaattgttttGTATAATTTGAGATTTAGCATTTGCTACGTgtaaaaggagaaattgttttTGAAGGGTTTCCAAACATGCTAAAAGTACCTGACTGATGGTATCAGTTCCAAAGCTTTGTGACTGTTTCAACATTCACTATTAATGCATGGTGTAAATCTATGTAGCTGAACTGTAGCTATCAAGCTCATTTGGCATGTGTATGTAGTAAGGTAATAAATTCATCTGTTTTGCTTCTAGAAAATGATTGGAGTGAATACTTAAAGTCGAGTGGAAATCAAAACTCATCTATTATTCTTTCTAACatgatttattgttttcttgatAGGAAAGGAAACATGATAGATAGGAAatctctcctttttcttccctagcACACTCTTTAATGCTCTTCCTCTTTTAGGAAACGGGGCATTGGCCTTTAATTGCACCCTTACCATCTTATGGAAGAGGGAGGGAGCTCCCTGGAGCAAGGTATATCAGTTTTCTCCATGGAGATGGACTTACTGATGTGGTGATCACAGGTGAGTATCAAATCTTTAATATTTTCTGCAAAAGTAAATTAAGGGGAAATGCTCCCTTTCTTGTGCACTTTATAGACAAACTAACATTAAGTGAGCCTTACCCAATCTTTTCATAGGTGAGAATGGGACAATTGATGGGCAAGGAGATGTGTGGTGGAACATGTGGAGGAAGAAAACACTTAAATATACAAGACCACACCTTGTTGAATTTATAAATTCTCAAGATATTCTTATCTCAGATGTCATTTTCAAGAATTCTCCCTTCTGGAATATACATCCAGTTTATTGCAAGTATGATTGAGCTTACAGAAGGAATTTCTTTTTAtagtattttcattttgttcatTACAAGTTGCTTGAAACAGAGACTAGAAAGGAAATCAAGAGGTATAGATGTTTTCATGGACTATAATCTCAAACTCTGTTCCTTCTTTGCAGCAATGTTGTGGTTCGATATGTCACAATCTTGGCTCCTCCTGACTCTCCTAACACTGATGGAATTGATCCAGGTAAGTTCCCTCTAAATAAGCCACATCTTATGCAAATAGTGAAGTAAAAACTTGTAATAAATAGTCAAATCCTATCGCAACCGATTTTACTCGTTGGTATTGAACTCTTCCTTTACCAGAGAATTCTACCTCGTCTCTTGTTAAACTATTAGATGGAAGGGAAGTATTGAAATTACTAATGTGGTTTATCCTGTTCAGATATATGATTTTATACGTTTTCATGGTGCATGAAATAACAATTCAGCAGCATCAAGTGTCATGTTGTGATTGCCATGAGGTGTTTTATATAATctgcataatttatttatgcaGATTCAAGTTCAAATGTCTGCATAGAGGACTCATACATATCCACAGGAGATGATCTTGTGGCAGTGAAGAGTGGATGGGATGAGTATGGCATTGCCTACGGTCGCCCTAGCTCCGGCATCACCATCCGGCGGCTGACCGGATCGTCGCCATTCGCCGGCATTGCAGTTGGCAGTGAAACCTCTGGTGGGGTGGAGAATGTGCTAGCTGAACACATCAACCTCTTCAACATGGGAGTAGGTATCCACATCAAGACCACCAAAGGCAGGGGTGGGTTTATCAAGAACATCACAGTGGCTCATGTGTATGTGGAGAATGCAAGGCAAGGAATTAAGATTTCAGGTGGGGTAGGAGGGCATCCAGATGACAAGTATAATCCTAATGCTCTCCCAGTTGTGAAGGGCATCACAATAAGGAATGTTTGGGGAGTGAAAGTTAAGCAAGCAGGTCTGATAAATGGACTCAAAAGCTCCCCTTTCACTGATGTTTGTTTGTCTGTTATCAACTTCCATGGTATGAAAGGACCAAGAGCTCCTCCCAATTGGCAGTGTTCTGATGTCTCTGGATCTGCTTATCAGGTTAACCCTTGGCCATGTTCTCAGTTGAGCAACCAAGAACATGGATCATGTGCCATTTAGAGATTTTCAATCTCTTATAGTTTTGTAATAATTGAGTGTTTCTTTCATTGAATTTTTATACCTATAATCCTATTCTATCACCATGTTTCCAACTAACTGTATGATATCACATGAAAGAATAATCCCTACCTAgttcaatattaataatatttaccCAAATTCCATTATGAGAATTTGACTTCTGGGTATCTAAACTATGCTTTGGTCTAtcattttgaattgattttccaaaaatgaacttttcaattatcttaaaactatttgttttggtaaattttatataaactattaaactaaattaattaaataattaatagatgtttttattattaataataaattatgaatttatcaATCTATTTTGCACTTGTTATTCACTCTGCttgttaaattgaatttatggaTTATGTACCTATCATCtggtatttttaatatttatttcaaaatttcattttagtaacttcaatattagaaaaataattggtaatatattaaaaagattaaatacatatttacaATATTAACTTCAActattaatttgaattgaaaattaaacTTTCAGGTTTcgttattaaataatttttctcacAATTGAACAActttaaatatgttatataatcaacttaataattttgtttaaatcattaaaatgttaataattattttttaaattaatttataaattattcgtAAAATACTTAATATGTCAATTTAcaaatttagttatattttgttGTCCAGTCATATTATATGGTCAAGTCATCAATAACTTACtttgaatttatgaaattttaaagcTTTATTAGAGTATAAGATAAAACACATTTGATGGTTTAGAGTCCACCATTGTTCACTttagtaaaaatttatttgcaaAACAACCATAACAATTGTATATTTCCcttcaattatatttgttttatgttcACGTTAGTAAAGATTTACTTGCAAAACAACcacaacaattatatatttccct
Protein-coding sequences here:
- the LOC108342927 gene encoding probable polygalacturonase; the protein is MLLSPFLTLTFLLFFSSYLPAIFSTPTCSNLVPLRNRTDRISITDFGGVGDGRTLNTKAFREAVYRIEHLRRPGGTVLYVPRGVYLTESFNLTSHMTLFLAAGAVIKATQETGHWPLIAPLPSYGRGRELPGARYISFLHGDGLTDVVITGENGTIDGQGDVWWNMWRKKTLKYTRPHLVEFINSQDILISDVIFKNSPFWNIHPVYCNNVVVRYVTILAPPDSPNTDGIDPDSSSNVCIEDSYISTGDDLVAVKSGWDEYGIAYGRPSSGITIRRLTGSSPFAGIAVGSETSGGVENVLAEHINLFNMGVGIHIKTTKGRGGFIKNITVAHVYVENARQGIKISGGVGGHPDDKYNPNALPVVKGITIRNVWGVKVKQAGLINGLKSSPFTDVCLSVINFHGMKGPRAPPNWQCSDVSGSAYQVNPWPCSQLSNQEHGSCAI